The DNA region AGCCAAATTAAAGCGTACCTACAACATATATTGGTCCTGTCAGGCTGTCTCCTATGGTTTACTTATATTTGTATAACTATAcagtaaaattatttcataaaaaatcatTTCTAAATGTGCACCTTATCTCATAGTACAAACgtactataaaaatatataacataaacaattatttttcaatatgATAAAAGAAATGAACTTGAACTTTCATACCAACTCTAATAGTCATCATAGGAAGTATTTAAAAAACTTTAATTGCAACTTGATGAGGATTACTTTTAATAAGTTCAACCATCAAAAGTTTGCCTGCACTCATTATAaatgaacaattgaattaaaaaagtatatttcatttccatgcttattcatttttcattttcgaaTCATATCTATTCTTTGattttgaagacaaaaaaaaaaaaaaaaaacaccctaattTGACCCCCACCCTCCGAAGAAACACCTGATCTGACCTCGCTCCCTCCGATTACCTCATTTGACCCAGCCCCTCCGAAAGAAAAAACACCTGTTCTAACCCCGTCATTTCGAAGATGAAAACCCCTAATCTGACCCCGCCCCTCCGGAAAAAACCACACCTGATCTGACCCCGCACCTCATAGAAATGCACAActggatatttcatgcattaccaAGTGTACTTCATTACGCCCCTTGAAGCAAGTGATAAGACAACGTCTCCTCTTCTCTTTTCTACGACTTTTCCTAATACAGACACCTTTTACGATGTTCCCCGACTCTTATCGAAGAGGAAAAAAGAGCTAAAAATCCTCGAGGAGCCACGTTGCCTCCGATTTAGTCGGGTGCAAAACCCgctatatattttcatttccatctttctaaaaaaaaacaagaaaatgaacaGACAAATCTATTTTATTTAACGATAGGATGCAATTCAACTTTAGTTGGCACGTAATTCCctatttgaatataaagaaatacacAACAAACGAACATAACTTGTTGACGACAAGGAAGTAAGGCCCAATATTCGGTCACTTTCAACCAGTGGTGTCGCAACAAATGTAGGTGATCGTAGTGAGAAAACCTCTATGGACAAGTttctaaaaaacaaataatataaagcAAAACATGAGAATAACGGCAGTTCGATTATTCATAATTGCTTTCGCAACCGAATGCAAAGGCTTCAGTGAGACAAATTCCCCAAAACATAACAACAAACAGAGGTAAGACAGTGTCTATTCTAGTTCCAGATTAGAGTAGAGAAGTCGATGTAACGTCTGGACAGGATGGATGGAATGGGAATGGGATTGAAAAGGAGAGGAGGACTATCAGAAGTGGTAGACACGTCTCTTGAAAAAGGGGTGGTTATAGAAAGAGGAAAATATAGCAACGTGTATCAGCAATACCAATGTAAACAAAATAGGTAAATTGGGGAAAGATAccttttggtgagagagagagagagagagagagagagagagagagagagagagagagagagggggggggggctatttcaAAAGATAAGCATACGATAGTTTTAGTCGCTAGAACGACTACGTCACAGAACAGAAACAATTGGCTATTTTGCTATTtttgaatataaagaaattgaAGAATGTGGTCTCTTCAAGTAGAGTTTGGCGAGACAAAAAGATGCAAAATGTTggcaaatattaaaatattaaaaaaatatcgaCACACAAATCTAGGACAACGACAACTTCGGGACATTACAatcaaagaaatgaaagaacttgcATAAAAAGTTAAAGATCAGTCTATAGTCGATGATTTATAAAGGAGTTGCAAAAGAACAGGAAGAAAGGTTAGGAATTGAAGAAAGAAAGATAGCAAAGTTAAATCCCTGATAGGGCAAGACCATGGTTGGAGTAAGATataagtaaaactgaaaatgtagaataaaggaataataaaacgACTGAATAACATACAATTACTTTGCCCATCGATTTCTATCAACCCTTCATGTTTCCTCAATTACCGGTAGTCTATAAAAAAGCGTATGCAACCCATAAGGTATAGGGTTCGCTCACATGAGGGGATTTTATCCGTGCGAAAATATTGCCCCTCGTTAAAAGGATTCTCCCCGAGAGGCCTCGTTGTTTTTATAAGGCGCTACAATGGAACTGCACGGGTTAGCAGTGCACCCAGCTAGagtcactaccgctcggaaatttttCCCAGTATGAAGGGTATCAATCATCTTCATTGATTTCAATTCCAATCCAAGCGGACAAGACCGCGCGGCATCACCTAAACATATCACCTAAATAAAATAACTAAATCAATTGTACTCTTTAGTGATGAAGTAATTCAACTTCTTACGCAATGTCAATTTACGATCTTAAAATACTTATTTCGTATTGGTTTTCGATTACATGTGAATGATTTGATATCAGTCCATCACATCATCAAATACtttcaaggactctctctctctctctctctctctctctctctctctctctctctctctctctctctctctctcaatttaacgtCTGTCAAGGcaattttattcatttcatttcacGAAAAAGAGAGCAACACGTGAACTTAAATAACACAATGTTTTAAcacaaaatattatatttaatctcTTTGTAGAAGTTATTATGACAAGATTATGTAGTCATgcatttctttgaaaaataaatatttaatggtaTAACTTGAAGTAAATTACTTCGTGTAAAGGAAAGTGTATGACGAGTAGCATTATTTAGCGTGCAACTTGTTCATTCACAATAATTATATTtgcattatagtattattattacttgctaagctacaaccctagttggaaaagcaggatgctgtaagccaaagggctccaacagggaaaaaagcccagtgaggaaatgaaacaagcaaATACATGAATTACAAGTGACGTAATgaacaatccaaataaaatattttaagaacagtaataacattacaatagatctctggtatataaactataaaaacctcaaaacaacaagagaaatcttcaaaacaacaagaggaagagaagatagattagtgtgctcgagtttaacccccagcaagagaactctaacccaagacagcgaacgaccatggcactatccaagactagagaacaatggcttgattttggagtgtccttctagaagagctgcttaccatagctaaagagtatcttctacccttatcaagaggaaaatagtagttaaccccttgagtgaagaagaattgtttgataatctcaagtgttgtcaggtgtatgaggacagaagagaatgtgtaaagaataggccagactatttggtgtgtgtaggcaaaggaaaaatgagccataaccaaagagagggatccaatgtagtactgtctggccagtcaaagaacccaataactctgtagcggtattatctcaacggatggctgattacctggccaacctaatacctataaaCGTTGATTTTTATCACCTTTGCCAATTAGTCTTATAAGCAATTAatgcaaaccacacacacacacacacacacacacacacacacacacatatatatatatatatatatatatatatatatatatatatatatatatatatatatatatatatatatataaccagacattattataatgtatttttttttctttgcaaaataaaaaaagaagaaaactacaAAATGTCAGCAAAGTCATTACTATTACTTCTTTCAGAATCACAATCGAATCTTGGTCAGGTTCGCAAGGCTGGAGCTTACGGGAAGAGATCTGCCAGACCAACGCTGACGGGCAATCGGGATGTAGCGCTCAGCCTCAGGCGAACTACATGTGGATGTTGTCAAGGGCGCCCTCCCCCTTCGGGGAAATCATCACGGGAGAAGGAATCACTCTCTCCGTCATCAATCAACGGAATGGTCTTCTCGTCTTGagaaaggtacagttggacacacgaatcCATGGTACATCTCGCTCCgaggaagtgcaccatgtcacatCTATACTGCGCGGCGTATTCCTGTttgtagccccacccaccaccacaGCCATCTTTCCCtgcactagctgtttggttacacGACGTAGAGTAAGGGTGTGGCtgagtgcacttcttcagagcgaagtGAACCAagatttcctgtgtccaactgcatATATCCTAACAGAATTTTTAATAAGAGCAGGTACCATATAAACATTACTAGACGCATGgtatgttttagagagagagagagagagagagagagagagagagagagagagagagagagagagagagagagagagaatgtcaaaaaTTAACTGTCAATACATATTTATTTCTTATGTCACGTTCATTACAAGAGTACCTAATGGCAAAATTACTTTCTAAATTATAACACGATCTTTCGATGACTACATTCCACTTCAATATAACATATTTCGCTGTTGGATAACCATCTAAACCTATAGAATTCTCTAACAAAGAATTGTATACTGCTCTTTTCTACCAAAGGGTTATAACAGAACAATTCATACtttaaatacacactcacacacacacacacacacacacacacacacacacacacacatatatatatatatatatatatatatatatatgtgtgtgtgtgtgtgtgtgtgtgtgagtgtgtgtgtgtatgtgtcccttCCCTTAACAAAATGGCCATTGCCTATTGCAGGTCTTTCCCCTGAGGGAATACTGGGCGCGCTGGGCTGACCTGATGTGGTACATGAGACGAATCGCCCCAGGTCGCTTGGTGGTCATGACAATCTCAATGACCGGCTGCTTGGGCCTTCGTCAAACAGCTCGTCTCTATCTCGCCAGCATGGGCTCTCAGTTCGCCCAGCACTTGACGCCTTCAGCTCACTGGATCTGGGTGTTCATCATGGGAGGTCGCACCCTCTCGGAGACGTCAGTGATGGAAGGGAGTGTCAATGTAAACACTCACACGATGGTTGCGTTAAGTGAAGAGACTCCTTTATACCATAGCACCTTAGATCGCTTAGAGATAAAACGCTGGAGGTTCTGTGACGCCCAGGATGGAATGGGAGGGCTCTGCGATGAAGCAAATCCGTCCCCCCTGCCCATGCCTTTTGCGCCCGACCTCAAGCTGGCTTCTAAGGGTACCCTGGAGGATGTTCCCGTCATAGTGACGGCTGGTAAAAGGCACCAGTATCTGTACCACTCCCTAAGAACCATTCTTTCAGCAGCTGGGGTTCGTCCAAATAATATCTTGGTAGTCCTGGGCGACGCACCTAAACCTACCACAGATCTACTTGGCCTTCTTGGAATAAAACATACCACATTGCACACTTACGGGGAAGGGAATGCCAAGCTGTTTCGATACTACAAAGGCGTCTTTCAACTAATAATGCAGAAATACTCGACCGCCCAAAATGTCATCATCATTGATGAGGACGTCGAAGTTTCTCCAGATTTCTTTTCGTTCATGAGTCAAACTGTGGGACTCTTACAAAAAGACCCTTCTCTGTATTGCATCAACGGCTTGGGGAGACCACGAGGAGTCTCCTACAACATCAAGAATGTCCTTCGAGGAGAGGCGCAGGTATCCTGGGGCTACGCTATATCAATCGACTTTGTCAAGGAGGCATGCGACGTATGGCAAACGGCCCCTGAAGACGCAGGAAGCCCGTACGACTACTGGCTCTACCTAAACGTAGCCAAGGGAAGGGAGTGCGTCTTTCCGGAGGTAGGTAGAACAAGGCATTACGGCACGGGCGTCAACACCGACGCTTTCGTGACGGAAAAATACTTCCTATCGACGCCCTTGGTGAAAGAACACGGTATCGAGCTCCCTAACATAGCGAGGCTTACATTGACTCTATGGCGGCGAGATCTGTCGGCAAGCATCAAAGGGGCCGAAGTCCTCGAGGGCAACCCATGCAATAAGGCATTCCTTCCACGACCTCGGCAAGGTCCAGTGACGTACGCCTTCTACGTGAACATGGCCTCGAAGCCAGATGGAGGGCCCGACATCTCAGATTACTTTTTAGTGGCCACCTGTCTAGGGGGGTGGGGGCTCTCTCCCCTCGGTCTTCACGAAGGAGTGGCGACCTTCACGGTCTCCGTCAACGTTACGCTTCACGTGGTGGGCGTCCCTTACTCTCCTTACGCTCGTCTTCGACATTTCGACACGGAGCCCTGGACTCTCCAAGGGGCTAGACGCGATGAAAGGGGAATTGTAGA from Palaemon carinicauda isolate YSFRI2023 chromosome 35, ASM3689809v2, whole genome shotgun sequence includes:
- the LOC137627571 gene encoding protein O-linked-mannose beta-1,2-N-acetylglucosaminyltransferase 1-like, which translates into the protein MWYMRRIAPGRLVVMTISMTGCLGLRQTARLYLASMGSQFAQHLTPSAHWIWVFIMGGRTLSETSVMEGSVNVNTHTMVALSEETPLYHSTLDRLEIKRWRFCDAQDGMGGLCDEANPSPLPMPFAPDLKLASKGTLEDVPVIVTAGKRHQYLYHSLRTILSAAGVRPNNILVVLGDAPKPTTDLLGLLGIKHTTLHTYGEGNAKLFRYYKGVFQLIMQKYSTAQNVIIIDEDVEVSPDFFSFMSQTVGLLQKDPSLYCINGLGRPRGVSYNIKNVLRGEAQVSWGYAISIDFVKEACDVWQTAPEDAGSPYDYWLYLNVAKGRECVFPEVGRTRHYGTGVNTDAFVTEKYFLSTPLVKEHGIELPNIARLTLTLWRRDLSASIKGAEVLEGNPCNKAFLPRPRQGPVTYAFYVNMASKPDGGPDISDYFLVATCLGGWGLSPLGLHEGVATFTVSVNVTLHVVGVPYSPYARLRHFDTEPWTLQGARRDERGIVEGALGEFSRQEIQNLNLTSAKIMEELIIESLEGT